The sequence CACGGGATGGTGAGCATCATCGGCGGGGACGACAGCGTGCGCCTGCTGCCGTTCCTCCGCCCGGAGGTGATCCGCGCGCACCCGAAGGCGCTGCTGGGCTTCAGCGATACCACCGTGACTCTGACGCAGTTCGTGCGTGCCGGGGTCATGGCGTATCACGGCCCGGCACTGCTGACCGACCTCGCGGAGAACGGTGGGCTGCACCCCTTCGTGGTGCAGGGCGTGAGGCGCGCTCTGATCGATCCGCCCGCGCCGTTCGATCTGGCGCCCGCGCCGGAGTGGACGCAGGTCAGCCCGGACTGGCGGGACGAGGCCGCGCAGGAGACGCCGCGGACCTTCCAGCCCGGCGACGGCTGGGTGTGGCTGCAGGGCGACGCGCCCGCGCAGGGGCACCTGCTGGGCGGCTGCATCGAGGTGCTGGACATGTTCAGCGGCACGCCCGGCTGGCCGGACCCCACCCTGTGGCGCGGGGCAGTGCTGGCCCTGGAGACCAGCGAGGACGTCCCCCCGCCCCGGCAGGTGGGGTACTGGCTGCGGAACCTCGCCGCGCAGGGCATTCTGGGCGGTCTCGCGGGCCTGATGCTGGCCCGCCCGCGCGGGTACACGCCCGAGATGGTCGCGGACCTGTCCGCCTGGGTGCGCCGCGTCCTGCACGAGGCGGACCGCCGGGATCTGCCGGTCGTGGCGAACGTGGACTTCGGGCACACCAGTCCGCAGCTGACCCTGCCGCTGGGCGCGCCGGTGCGGCTGGACCCGCAGGCGGGACGCGTGACGGTCCTGCCCTGAGCGGGCGCGCTATCATCTCCGCTGTGCGGCTGCTGCTGCTGTCTGACATTCACGCGAACCACACCGCCCTGCAGGCGGTCCTGAGCGACGCCGCCGGGCGCCGCTACGATCAGGTCGTGCACCTCGGCGACGCGCTGGGGTACGGCCCGCACCCGCGCGAGGTGCTGGACGCCTTGCGGGAACTGGACGCCGTGTGCGTGCTCGGCAACCACGACGACATGCTCCTGCAGTACGCCGATGGCCGCAAGGCCGTGAAGGAATCCATCGTGAGCGCCGCCCTGACCTGGCAGCTGACCCGCCTGTCCGACCGCGACGTGGACTGGGTGCGGACCTGGCGGGACGGCATCGACGACCCGGACGTGGGGGCCCGCTACCGGCACGGCACGCCCGTCAGCCTGGATCACTACGCGGATTCCGTTCCGGCGGCCCGCGAGGCGTTCACGCAGTGGCAGGGCCGCCTGGGGTTCGTGGGGCACACGCACATCCCGGCCGTGTACGCCACGCTGAACTCCCCGGTGGGCGACTGGGTGAAGGTGCAGGCCTTCCCGGACGGCGGGAGTTACATGGTGGCCCCCAGCACCCGCGTGATCCTGAACCCCGGCAGCGTCGGGCAGCCGCGCGACGGGAACCCGAAGGCCAGTTACGCCATCTACGATTCCGCGCGCGGGTACTTCGAGGTGTTCCGCGTGGCGTACGACGTCGGGCGGGCGCAGGAGGCGGCGCTGGAGGCCGGGCTGCCGCAGGTGCTCGCCGCGCGGCTCGCGATCGGTAAGTGAACGCCGCCATGACGGCCGCTGACCTGCATGGGCCGCTGCTGGAACAGACCGGCGCCTTCCGCGGGAACGCGCTGCTGCTGACCGGCCCGGCCCGCGTCGGTAAGCT comes from Deinococcus sedimenti and encodes:
- a CDS encoding metallophosphoesterase family protein; the protein is MSAVRLLLLSDIHANHTALQAVLSDAAGRRYDQVVHLGDALGYGPHPREVLDALRELDAVCVLGNHDDMLLQYADGRKAVKESIVSAALTWQLTRLSDRDVDWVRTWRDGIDDPDVGARYRHGTPVSLDHYADSVPAAREAFTQWQGRLGFVGHTHIPAVYATLNSPVGDWVKVQAFPDGGSYMVAPSTRVILNPGSVGQPRDGNPKASYAIYDSARGYFEVFRVAYDVGRAQEAALEAGLPQVLAARLAIGK
- a CDS encoding S66 family peptidase encodes the protein MRPPRLVPGSRVAALGLSSGFVTEVMNRYRAGVRQVAQEFGWEVVAAPNALRGPAFLAANPQARADDLHWALESPDIHGMVSIIGGDDSVRLLPFLRPEVIRAHPKALLGFSDTTVTLTQFVRAGVMAYHGPALLTDLAENGGLHPFVVQGVRRALIDPPAPFDLAPAPEWTQVSPDWRDEAAQETPRTFQPGDGWVWLQGDAPAQGHLLGGCIEVLDMFSGTPGWPDPTLWRGAVLALETSEDVPPPRQVGYWLRNLAAQGILGGLAGLMLARPRGYTPEMVADLSAWVRRVLHEADRRDLPVVANVDFGHTSPQLTLPLGAPVRLDPQAGRVTVLP